One genomic region from bacterium encodes:
- the rpsA gene encoding 30S ribosomal protein S1 — translation MFFNDEEQLHGATSEEAQTTSENAPEVETPVVSTESATPSEPAAVTMAEAMEQDAYAQNFKKLSRGDLVEGTVVHVDKDSVLVDVGTKSEGVIPLDELSNEMIQSTDGVVTVGEKINVVVLQAENEEGNPILSKRRADFEDAWDRIETVLREQTTIAAMVTERVKGGLVVDVGVRGFVPATHVGNGRLRNIERYVGQSLPLKVLEIDRDRRKVVLSNKLAEDELRESSKVEVFARLQPGQILEGTVRRITDYGAFVDLGGVDGLLHVSEMSWARIAHPSEVMKEGDKVKVIVLRTDADAGKVSLGHRQVLPDPWTLVADAYTVGATVSLPISRLVQSGAFVRLPEGVEAFIPISEMAQRRINKPGDVVSKGQVVEAQIMDVRPDERRMVLSLKALQQHVERQEVEKHMPRQQQGGTTIGDRLGALRGLLEESKPEASAEPVEVTAEVSAEVQVEAPVEKPAKVSKAAAKAAAEAIVEVPADVPVVPEAAEPIAENEPVVTLADDNAETAE, via the coding sequence ATGTTTTTTAATGACGAGGAACAGCTTCACGGAGCAACATCCGAGGAAGCACAAACGACGAGCGAAAACGCACCGGAAGTAGAAACACCAGTTGTGTCTACTGAAAGCGCGACGCCAAGTGAACCCGCTGCGGTGACTATGGCTGAAGCCATGGAGCAAGATGCTTATGCGCAGAATTTCAAAAAACTGTCTCGCGGAGATCTTGTTGAAGGCACAGTGGTCCATGTTGATAAGGATAGTGTCTTAGTTGATGTCGGCACCAAGTCCGAAGGGGTTATCCCTCTTGACGAGCTTTCGAATGAGATGATTCAATCAACCGATGGCGTGGTCACTGTTGGGGAAAAGATTAATGTCGTCGTTCTGCAAGCGGAGAACGAGGAGGGCAATCCTATTCTCAGCAAGAGAAGAGCCGATTTTGAAGACGCTTGGGATCGGATTGAAACAGTGCTTCGAGAGCAGACAACCATAGCTGCGATGGTGACGGAGCGAGTAAAAGGCGGTTTAGTGGTTGATGTCGGCGTACGTGGATTTGTTCCGGCAACTCATGTCGGAAACGGCAGATTGCGTAATATCGAGCGATATGTCGGCCAAAGTCTACCGCTGAAGGTGCTTGAAATCGATCGCGATCGTCGCAAGGTTGTCCTCTCAAACAAACTTGCAGAGGATGAGCTGCGCGAATCCAGCAAAGTGGAAGTCTTCGCCAGGCTGCAGCCTGGGCAGATTTTGGAAGGGACAGTTCGACGCATCACCGATTACGGCGCTTTCGTTGATTTAGGCGGGGTTGATGGATTGTTGCACGTAAGTGAGATGTCATGGGCGCGAATAGCGCACCCATCGGAAGTGATGAAGGAAGGCGATAAGGTTAAAGTTATCGTACTTCGCACCGATGCCGATGCGGGCAAGGTATCGCTTGGCCATCGCCAAGTATTACCGGATCCATGGACACTGGTTGCGGATGCTTACACCGTTGGCGCGACGGTGAGCCTTCCAATCTCTCGCCTCGTTCAAAGCGGAGCTTTTGTGCGATTACCCGAGGGTGTGGAAGCTTTCATTCCCATCAGTGAAATGGCTCAACGCCGCATAAACAAGCCAGGCGATGTCGTTTCAAAAGGCCAAGTTGTAGAAGCTCAGATCATGGACGTTCGTCCCGATGAGAGACGCATGGTACTTAGTTTAAAAGCGCTCCAGCAGCATGTCGAACGACAAGAAGTTGAAAAGCATATGCCCCGACAGCAGCAGGGCGGCACAACTATCGGTGATCGTCTCGGCGCTCTTCGCGGTCTATTAGAGGAATCCAAACCGGAAGCCTCTGCCGAGCCTGTTGAAGTAACAGCCGAAGTGTCAGCTGAAGTACAAGTGGAAGCTCCTGTTGAAAAACCGGCTAAAGTTTCCAAAGCTGCAGCGAAAGCTGCTGCCGAAGCGATAGTTGAAGTTCCTGCGGATGTTCCAGTTGTGCCTGAGGCAGCAGAGCCGATTGCAGAGAATGAGCCTGTAGTTACTTTAGCCGATGATAATGCTGAGACGGCTGAGTAG
- the coaE gene encoding dephospho-CoA kinase (Dephospho-CoA kinase (CoaE) performs the final step in coenzyme A biosynthesis.): MTLAHKDNSPEPNGHTQVVAVTGGICDGKTTVLKMFDEFGAKTLSADSVAQELLCPGTDLWERVHREFASELRVFERGLLADLIANNPQARRRLNRLMHPPIVAAIYKEIEQVRSTSRGIFVVEAPLLIEIGIQGQYDRILVASAGYTIQLERLTQRLGDRDKAALYLQSQLPTSVKRAFADWIVDTSYPLNVVRSEVLRIWTELSYTLRVGLIDSSV; encoded by the coding sequence GTGACCCTGGCGCATAAGGATAATAGCCCAGAGCCGAATGGACATACGCAAGTGGTTGCCGTCACTGGCGGTATCTGCGACGGCAAAACAACTGTCCTTAAAATGTTTGACGAATTCGGCGCAAAAACGCTAAGCGCCGATTCAGTGGCTCAAGAGCTACTTTGTCCAGGGACGGATCTGTGGGAAAGGGTACACAGGGAATTCGCGTCTGAGTTGAGAGTTTTCGAGAGAGGGTTGCTGGCAGATCTAATTGCTAACAATCCGCAGGCGCGAAGAAGGCTTAATCGGCTAATGCATCCGCCGATTGTAGCGGCTATATATAAGGAGATTGAGCAAGTTCGCTCGACGTCGCGAGGGATTTTCGTTGTCGAGGCGCCGCTGTTGATTGAGATAGGTATTCAAGGGCAGTACGATCGGATTCTTGTTGCATCTGCCGGATACACAATTCAATTGGAGCGCCTCACACAGCGTTTAGGCGATCGTGATAAAGCAGCTCTCTACCTCCAAAGCCAACTTCCCACATCAGTAAAAAGAGCCTTTGCGGATTGGATCGTCGATACAAGTTATCCTTTAAATGTAGTCAGAAGCGAAGTCCTTCGTATTTGGACGGAACTTTCATATACTTTGCGCGTCGGTTTAATAGACTCTTCTGTATAA